A region from the Candidatus Gracilibacteria bacterium genome encodes:
- the murC gene encoding UDP-N-acetylmuramate--L-alanine ligase encodes MKLHFIGIGGIGVSALARYFLEKGYQVSGSDLVSSEITETLKKLGVKILVGVHNKKCLTWNVKQPDLVIYSPAVQKNNPELKAAKKLKIKCLSYPQALGELTKNHFTIAVCGSHGKSTVAAMIGVLLKKAGFSPTVILGTKVKEFGDSNCRVGNTKYLVIEADEHFASFLNYWPKIIVLTNVEADHLDFYKNLKNILRTFRKFVSHLPENGILIANKDDKRILRMLKSKIKNPYKAEPSGFRQKSKIQFKIQKYSLRQNKTKKLRKILKIPGEFNVSNALAALTLARVLKIPDKISFKALSEYRGSWRRFDIKKIRINNKELTIIDDYAHHPTQIKVTLEAAREKFPRKKIWCVFQPHQYQRTYYLWNDFVKVLSEAPVDKLIITDIYDVAGREDPKIKKAVSSEKLVREINKKIGHNQVTTVTQLCPVMYIPNSKEVERYLKKNLKGGEVVLIMGAGDIYEINKKLKPE; translated from the coding sequence ATGAAGTTACACTTTATAGGAATCGGGGGGATCGGGGTCTCGGCTTTGGCAAGATATTTTTTAGAAAAAGGTTATCAAGTTTCTGGTTCGGATTTGGTTTCATCAGAAATTACCGAAACCCTAAAAAAATTAGGGGTAAAAATTTTAGTTGGTGTACATAATAAAAAATGTTTAACATGGAATGTTAAACAGCCCGATTTGGTGATTTATAGCCCGGCAGTTCAAAAAAATAATCCAGAGTTAAAAGCAGCAAAAAAATTGAAAATTAAATGCTTGAGTTATCCACAGGCTTTGGGTGAATTGACAAAAAATCATTTTACTATCGCAGTTTGTGGAAGTCATGGAAAAAGTACGGTGGCAGCAATGATTGGGGTTTTATTAAAAAAGGCGGGATTTAGCCCAACGGTTATTTTGGGGACAAAAGTGAAAGAATTTGGAGATTCTAACTGTAGGGTAGGGAATACTAAATATTTAGTTATCGAAGCAGATGAGCATTTTGCTTCCTTTTTAAATTATTGGCCAAAAATTATTGTTTTGACAAATGTGGAAGCCGATCATTTGGATTTTTATAAAAATTTAAAAAACATTCTAAGAACTTTTAGAAAATTCGTTTCCCATTTGCCTGAAAATGGAATTTTAATAGCAAACAAAGACGACAAGCGCATTCTTCGAATGCTAAAATCAAAAATCAAAAATCCCTATAAGGCCGAGCCTTCGGGCTTTAGGCAAAAATCAAAAATACAATTTAAAATTCAAAAATATTCGCTGAGACAAAATAAAACAAAAAAATTGAGAAAAATTTTGAAAATTCCAGGAGAGTTTAATGTTTCAAATGCTTTGGCGGCTTTAACTCTGGCTCGGGTCTTAAAAATTCCAGATAAAATTTCTTTTAAGGCTCTTTCAGAATATCGAGGTTCCTGGCGCCGTTTTGATATTAAAAAAATAAGAATTAATAATAAAGAATTAACAATTATTGATGACTACGCCCATCATCCAACCCAAATTAAAGTCACATTAGAAGCGGCAAGAGAAAAATTTCCAAGGAAAAAAATCTGGTGTGTTTTCCAGCCCCACCAATATCAAAGAACATATTATTTGTGGAATGATTTTGTTAAAGTATTAAGCGAAGCTCCAGTTGATAAATTAATCATCACTGATATTTATGATGTGGCAGGAAGGGAAGACCCAAAAATTAAAAAGGCAGTTTCTTCTGAGAAATTGGTCCGGGAAATTAACAAAAAAATTGGACATAATCAGGTTACGACCGTGACTCAATTATGTCCAGTTATGTATATTCCAAATAGTAAAGAGGTTGAGAGGTATTTAAAGAAAAATTTAAAGGGTGGGGAAGTGGTGCTCATTATGGGCGCAGGGGATATTTACGAAATAAATAAAAAATTAAAACCCGAATAA
- the aspS gene encoding aspartate--tRNA(Asn) ligase, giving the protein MQRILNIETVKYSGKKVRICGWVNSRRDHGGIVFLDLRDRSGILQVVSSPDLVKDIKEEYVLEIEGEIEKRPIKMANIELETGGIELKAEKIKILAKTRSLPFDLKELKLSLPKLLDYRPLTLRNEKIKAIFRIEEKLISSFRKAMKDLDFIEFQAPTIVPGATEGGAEVFHIDYFDKDAYLAQSPQLYKQILVGAFERVFCVTHAYRAEPSVTTRHLTEYISLDAEMGFIDSWEDLMDICEIVIRNIFSDIEKNCQKELKMFGATLPKLSQKIPRLKMREIQEIIFQRTGRDNRKKPDLEPDDEKEICQFSKEKYNSELIFITHYPTKKRPFYTFADPEDPEYTLSFDLLCRGLEIVTGGQRINDYEKLIKNIKKLFSHKIKDFEFYLQAFKYGMPPEGGFAIGAE; this is encoded by the coding sequence ATGCAAAGAATTCTTAATATAGAAACAGTTAAATATTCCGGAAAAAAAGTGAGGATTTGTGGATGGGTTAATTCAAGAAGAGATCATGGCGGAATAGTTTTTTTGGATTTGAGGGACAGGTCTGGAATTTTACAAGTAGTTTCAAGCCCGGATTTGGTTAAAGATATTAAAGAAGAATATGTTTTAGAAATAGAAGGGGAGATAGAAAAAAGACCAATTAAAATGGCAAATATTGAATTGGAAACGGGAGGAATAGAATTGAAAGCTGAAAAGATTAAGATTTTAGCCAAGACCCGGTCTCTGCCATTTGATTTAAAGGAGTTAAAATTGAGTCTGCCAAAACTTTTGGATTATCGCCCCTTAACTCTTAGAAATGAGAAAATCAAAGCCATTTTTCGAATTGAAGAAAAATTAATTTCCAGTTTTAGAAAGGCAATGAAGGATTTAGATTTTATTGAATTTCAGGCACCAACAATTGTTCCGGGTGCTACTGAAGGAGGAGCTGAAGTTTTCCATATCGATTATTTTGACAAAGATGCCTATCTGGCCCAAAGTCCCCAACTCTATAAGCAAATTTTAGTTGGAGCTTTCGAAAGGGTTTTTTGTGTTACCCATGCCTATAGAGCTGAACCCAGTGTCACCACTCGCCATCTCACAGAATATATTAGTTTAGATGCCGAAATGGGGTTTATCGACTCTTGGGAAGATTTAATGGATATTTGTGAAATTGTAATTAGAAATATTTTTTCCGATATCGAAAAAAATTGCCAGAAAGAATTAAAAATGTTTGGGGCAACTTTACCAAAATTAAGTCAGAAAATTCCTCGTTTAAAAATGCGAGAAATTCAAGAAATTATTTTTCAGAGAACAGGCCGAGATAATAGAAAAAAACCAGATTTAGAACCGGATGATGAAAAAGAAATTTGCCAATTTTCGAAAGAAAAATATAATTCCGAATTGATTTTTATTACTCACTATCCAACCAAAAAGAGACCTTTTTACACTTTTGCCGACCCCGAAGATCCCGAATATACTTTAAGTTTTGACTTGCTTTGTCGAGGATTAGAGATAGTGACCGGCGGTCAGAGAATCAATGATTACGAAAAATTAATAAAAAATATTAAAAAATTATTTTCCCACAAAATTAAAGATTTTGAGTTTTATTTGCAGGCATTTAAATATGGCATGCCACCCGAAGGAGGCTTTGCCATAGGGGCAGAAAG